A section of the Babylonia areolata isolate BAREFJ2019XMU chromosome 1, ASM4173473v1, whole genome shotgun sequence genome encodes:
- the LOC143294203 gene encoding uncharacterized protein LOC143294203 has product MSAWMLSYLFYVGIVLPTVVTLALFVFFVICWRKQSARKAVLTKPYDPHGTMRRLGIPNRPPPPPVFLPPPHHNALLCPRLRGGEAGGEDNAAYDMSRSPSAEVQAVGGGREGGGVSLSPMGRPLPPTTLLSHHTGVVPGGEEEIREQLTQRLQATSPCDLSARLALHQHLHHRLDSGLSEPACHSPVAGGGSSGGGESGDRGEGASGGGGGGGGGSRERPQSQNSHTSHSSHSTDSEDSGFRSSRSGGQLAHTSAASQGCTPEPPGLKRSRSAGRGQGQGRGQDQRGAGSSCWPESEGDPPIQLTPTALWPHHLPLHHHHHHPQSSSSPQQPSQSSSQDGAGVKTTGVDPADIRAQLDWRYLQHLAFPGHPTKGRATTPGGCGGDTHRSPVPCQRLTLAHVHSPGERDNPEVLGFSVV; this is encoded by the coding sequence ATGAGCGCCTGGATGTTGAGCTACCTGTTCTACGTTGGCATCGTGCTGCCAACCGTGGTCACCCTCgccctcttcgtcttcttcgtcatctGCTGGCGCAAGCAGAGCGCGCGGAAGGCGGTGCTGACCAAGCCCTACGACCCGCACGGCACCATGCGGCGCCTGGGCATCCCCAACAGgccgccccctcccccggtcttcctccccccaccacaccacaacgcccTGCTGTGCCCGAGACTCCGGGGGGGAGAAGCAGGAGGGGAGGACAACGCGGCCTACGACATGAGCCGCAGCCCCTCAGCCGAGGTCCAGGctgttggtggggggagggaggggggaggagtcagCCTGTCTCCGATGGGCCGCCCCCTGCCgcccaccaccctcctgtctcacCACACGGGCGTCGTGcctgggggagaggaagagattcGGGAGCAGCTGACGCAACGCCTGCAGGCCACCAGTCCTTGTGACCTCTCCGCCAGACTGGCCTtgcaccaacacctccaccaccgcctGGACAGCGGCCTGTCGGAACCCGCCTGTCACTCCCCCGTTGCTGGTGGTGGGTCGTCGGGGGGTGGCGAGTCCGGGGATCGCGGGGAGGGGGccagtggtgggggaggaggaggaggaggaggatcacggGAAAGACCCCAATCCCAGAACTCTCACACCTCCCACTCGTCCCACTCCACGGACTCTGAGGACTCTGGGTTCCGCAGTTCCCGCTCCGGGGGTCAGCTCGCGCACACCTCCGCCGCCTCTCAAGGCTGCACGCCCGAACCGCCCGGCTTGAAGAGGTCAAGGTCGGCAGGGAGAGGCCAAGGTCAAGGTCGCGGTCAGGATCAACGGGGGGCGGGAAGTAGCTGCTGGCCGGAAAGTGAGGGTGACCCCCCGATCCAGCTGACCCCCACTGCCCTGTggccccaccacctccccctccaccaccaccaccaccacccacagtcCTCCAGCAGCCCCCAGCAGCCCTCACAGTCCAGCAGCCAGGACGGGGCAGGCGTGAAGACGACAGGTGTGGACCCGGCTGACATCCGCGCCCAGCTGGACTGGAGGTACCTGCAGCACCTGGCCTTCCCGGGACACCCCACCAAGGGCAGGGCCACCACCCCGGGTGGGTGTGGCGGCGACACGCACagatcccctgtcccctgtcagaGGTTGACGCTGGCACACGTGCACTCCCCGGGTGAGCGGGACAACCCAGAAGTGCTGGGCTTTTCCGTGGTGTGA